In Streptomyces seoulensis, the following are encoded in one genomic region:
- a CDS encoding DUF6000 family protein, with amino-acid sequence MSGRDDLFRRYCLPGNRYKKLLSVNVLSGDREQALRFGRAMADDGRRASMAELEGLLAGDWREVSTACWLIGFAQRWEFRPELSRRLLAGEAGRASKGIAFVLARSGEAADAEVLAHRLAADLGDPAHRSYQPWLLGALLVVEERLGRMVSGGLLAPEGPWERWAEASTLGSSGPARWAGLVRQWVELAEAV; translated from the coding sequence ATGAGCGGGCGGGACGACCTGTTCCGGCGGTACTGCCTGCCCGGCAACCGGTACAAGAAGCTCCTCTCCGTGAACGTACTGAGCGGTGACCGGGAGCAGGCGCTGCGGTTCGGCCGGGCGATGGCGGACGACGGCCGCCGGGCGTCCATGGCGGAGCTGGAGGGGCTGCTCGCGGGGGACTGGCGTGAGGTCAGCACCGCGTGCTGGCTCATCGGATTCGCGCAGCGGTGGGAATTCCGGCCCGAGCTGAGCCGGCGCCTCCTGGCGGGGGAGGCCGGGCGCGCGTCGAAGGGGATCGCGTTCGTGCTGGCCCGGTCCGGGGAGGCCGCCGACGCGGAGGTGCTGGCGCACCGCCTGGCGGCCGACCTCGGTGATCCTGCGCACCGGAGCTACCAGCCGTGGCTGTTGGGGGCGCTGCTGGTCGTCGAAGAGCGGCTCGGCCGAATGGTCTCGGGCGGACTGCTCGCCCCCGAAGGGCCGTGGGAGCGCTGGGCGGAGGCGAGCACCCTTGGCAGCTCCGGGCCCGCCCGGTGGGCGGGACTCGTCCGGCAGTGGGTCGAGCTGGCCGAGGCCGTCTGA
- a CDS encoding sulfatase-like hydrolase/transferase has product MPATIVDLGPARFFRLPGEAIVGAAILLALPRKPRVVLAAVSGVALAALTVLNWLDMGFKQYLGRTFNLVLDWSLLGDAQSYLEDSLGRTATLAATAGLIVLVLLLFASLAYAVVRLSNVLARHSATATRGTLIAGVVWITCSSFGVQLAGVPLAADSAAVTLQSQTERVSDTLKDEAEFQKVAKVDAFGATPPAQLVPDLRGKDMIFTFIESYGRSAIEDPIMAPGVDKTLAVRTEALKKAGYHAKSGWLTSATYGGSSWLGHSTTLSGLWVSNQQRYRTVMASDHLSLTKVFKKSGAWDTVGVMPGVQKGWPEQSFFGLDKVYNAFELGYKGPKFSWSTMPDQYTLEQFQRRVHSKKHDKPVMSEVILTSSHQPWGPIPKMVGWDELGDGSIFKGIEAAGNKPADVIADTTKSRQEYGKSIQYSVTVLTEWLERYGSKDTVLVFLGDHQPIARVSGNHASRDVPISIVAKDPKVLDKISAWGWSDGLRPAHDAPVWKMNLFRDRFLTAYGSTPHPKKG; this is encoded by the coding sequence ATGCCCGCGACCATCGTCGACCTCGGCCCCGCCAGGTTCTTCCGGCTGCCCGGGGAGGCGATCGTCGGCGCGGCGATCCTGCTCGCGCTGCCCAGGAAGCCGAGGGTCGTGCTCGCCGCCGTCAGCGGGGTCGCGCTCGCCGCGCTGACGGTGCTGAACTGGCTGGACATGGGGTTCAAGCAGTACCTCGGCCGGACCTTCAACCTGGTGCTGGACTGGAGCCTGCTCGGCGACGCGCAGTCGTACCTCGAGGACTCGCTCGGCCGGACGGCGACCCTCGCCGCGACGGCCGGCCTGATCGTGCTCGTACTGCTGCTGTTCGCCTCGCTGGCCTACGCCGTCGTACGCCTGAGCAACGTGCTGGCCCGGCACTCAGCCACCGCGACCCGGGGCACGTTGATCGCGGGCGTCGTCTGGATCACCTGCTCCTCCTTCGGGGTGCAGCTCGCGGGCGTGCCGCTCGCCGCCGACAGCGCCGCCGTCACCCTGCAGAGCCAGACCGAGCGGGTGTCGGACACGCTGAAGGACGAGGCCGAGTTCCAGAAGGTCGCGAAGGTGGACGCGTTCGGCGCGACCCCGCCGGCCCAGCTCGTACCGGATCTGCGCGGCAAGGACATGATCTTCACCTTCATCGAGAGCTACGGCCGTAGCGCGATCGAGGACCCGATCATGGCGCCCGGCGTGGACAAGACCCTCGCCGTGCGCACCGAGGCGTTGAAGAAGGCGGGTTACCACGCCAAGAGCGGCTGGCTGACCTCCGCGACGTACGGCGGCAGCAGCTGGCTCGGCCACTCCACCACCCTGTCCGGCCTGTGGGTGAGCAACCAGCAGCGCTACCGCACGGTGATGGCGAGCGATCACCTCAGCCTGACCAAGGTGTTCAAGAAGTCCGGCGCCTGGGACACGGTCGGTGTGATGCCGGGCGTGCAGAAGGGCTGGCCCGAACAGAGCTTCTTCGGGCTGGACAAGGTCTACAACGCCTTCGAACTCGGCTACAAGGGACCGAAGTTCAGCTGGTCCACGATGCCGGACCAGTACACCCTGGAGCAGTTCCAGCGGCGCGTGCACAGCAAGAAGCACGACAAGCCGGTGATGTCGGAGGTCATCCTGACCTCAAGCCACCAGCCCTGGGGCCCGATCCCGAAGATGGTCGGCTGGGACGAGCTGGGTGACGGCTCGATCTTCAAGGGCATCGAGGCGGCGGGCAACAAGCCGGCCGACGTGATCGCGGACACCACCAAGTCCCGCCAGGAGTACGGCAAGTCGATCCAGTACTCGGTCACCGTGCTTACCGAGTGGCTGGAGCGCTACGGCTCCAAGGACACGGTGTTGGTCTTCCTCGGCGACCACCAGCCCATCGCCCGCGTCAGCGGCAACCACGCCAGCAGGGACGTACCGATCTCGATCGTCGCCAAGGACCCGAAGGTGCTGGACAAGATCAGTGCCTGGGGCTGGTCGGACGGCCTGCGGCCCGCGCACGACGCGCCGGTGTGGAAGATGAACCTCTTCCGCGACCGCTTCCTGACCGCGTACGGCTCGACCCCGCACCCGAAGAAGGGCTGA
- a CDS encoding MFS transporter, which yields MPELSHRRRMLVLSICCMSLLIVSLDNTALNVALPSMQRELHATTSGLQWTIDAYTLVLASLLMLAGSTADRIGRKRVFMAGLVIFTAGSLLCSLAPNLELLVVFRMVQAVGGSMLNPVAMSIITNTFTDPRERARAIGAWGAVVGISMAAGPLAGGLLVESVGWRSIFWVNLPVGLAALLLTLRFVPESRAPRPRRPDPVGQVLVIALFGSLTYAIIEAPDASLAQVLPFAAVAVAALLALLVYEPRRAEPLIDLRFFHSAPFSGATGIAVSAFAALGGFLFLSTLYLQNVRGLDALHAGLWMLPMAVPTLLCAPLSGRLVGSRGPRLSLLIAGAAMTLSGLLFALFEAETSDVTLFLGYVLFGVGFGFVNAPITNTAVSGMPRAQAGVAAAVASTSRQLGQTLGVAVIGAVLAAGIGTSPYRDTFVSAARPGWWILTACGAAVLLLGLLTSGRWAHRTAERTAERLQTEEVRQPAGVS from the coding sequence ATGCCCGAGCTGAGTCACCGGCGGCGGATGCTGGTGCTCTCGATCTGCTGCATGAGCCTGCTGATCGTGAGCCTGGACAACACCGCCCTGAACGTCGCGCTGCCCTCGATGCAGCGCGAGCTGCACGCCACCACCTCCGGTCTCCAGTGGACGATCGACGCCTACACGCTGGTGCTCGCCTCGCTGCTGATGCTGGCGGGGTCCACGGCGGACCGGATCGGCCGCAAACGGGTCTTCATGGCGGGGCTGGTGATCTTCACCGCCGGTTCCCTGCTCTGCTCGCTCGCGCCGAACCTGGAACTCCTCGTGGTGTTCCGCATGGTCCAGGCGGTCGGCGGCTCCATGCTCAACCCGGTCGCCATGTCGATCATCACCAACACCTTCACCGACCCGCGCGAACGGGCGCGGGCGATCGGCGCCTGGGGTGCGGTGGTCGGCATCTCCATGGCCGCCGGTCCGCTGGCGGGCGGGCTGCTGGTGGAGTCGGTCGGCTGGCGCTCGATCTTCTGGGTCAACCTGCCGGTCGGCCTCGCCGCGCTGCTGCTCACCCTGCGCTTCGTCCCCGAGTCCCGCGCTCCCCGGCCGCGCCGCCCGGACCCGGTGGGCCAGGTGCTGGTGATCGCCCTCTTCGGCTCGCTGACGTACGCGATCATCGAGGCCCCCGACGCGAGCCTCGCCCAGGTGCTCCCCTTCGCCGCCGTGGCCGTCGCGGCCCTGCTGGCCCTCCTCGTCTACGAACCCCGGCGCGCCGAACCCCTCATCGACCTGCGCTTCTTCCATTCGGCGCCGTTCAGCGGGGCGACCGGGATAGCGGTGAGCGCCTTCGCCGCGCTGGGTGGGTTCCTCTTCCTGTCCACGCTGTACCTCCAGAACGTACGCGGCCTCGACGCCCTCCACGCCGGCCTGTGGATGCTCCCGATGGCGGTGCCGACCCTGCTGTGCGCCCCGCTGTCCGGACGGCTGGTCGGCAGCCGGGGGCCACGGCTGTCCCTGCTGATCGCGGGCGCGGCGATGACACTGAGCGGCCTGCTCTTCGCCCTCTTCGAGGCCGAGACCTCCGACGTCACCCTCTTCCTCGGCTACGTCCTCTTCGGCGTCGGCTTCGGCTTCGTCAACGCCCCGATCACCAACACCGCCGTCTCCGGCATGCCCCGCGCCCAGGCGGGCGTCGCGGCGGCGGTCGCCTCCACCAGCCGCCAGCTCGGCCAGACCCTCGGCGTCGCCGTCATCGGCGCGGTCCTGGCCGCTGGCATCGGCACCTCCCCCTACCGCGACACCTTCGTCTCCGCCGCCCGCCCCGGCTGGTGGATCCTCACCGCCTGCGGCGCGGCGGTCCTCCTCCTCGGCCTCCTCACCAGCGGCCGCTGGGCCCACCGGACGGCGGAGCGCACGGCGGAACGCCTGCAGACCGAGGAGGTCCGCCAGCCGGCGGGGGTGTCCTGA
- the dusB gene encoding tRNA dihydrouridine synthase DusB: MTQPLSIGPHAVVPPVVLAPMAGITNAPFRTLCREFSGGKGLFVSEMITTRALVERNEKTMQLIRFDETEKPRSIQLYGVDPATVGKAVRMIAEEGLADHIDLNFGCPVPKVTRKGGGSALPYKRNLLRAILREAVSGAGDLPVTMKMRKGIDDDHITYLDAGRIAVEEGVTAIALHGRTAAQHYGGTADWSAIARLKEHVPEIPVLGNGDIWSAEDALRMVRETGCDGVVVGRGCLGRPWLFSDLVAAFEGRDDFQRPVLRQVADVMVRHATLLGEWLGDEARGVIDFRKHVAWYLKGFAVGSEMRKRLAITSSLEELRAGLDELDLDQAWPTGADGPRGRTSGNNRVVLPDGWLKDPYDCAGVSEDAELDTSGG, encoded by the coding sequence ATGACCCAGCCGCTGTCCATCGGCCCGCACGCCGTGGTGCCGCCCGTCGTGCTCGCACCCATGGCCGGGATCACCAACGCCCCCTTCCGCACCCTGTGCCGGGAGTTCAGCGGGGGCAAGGGGCTGTTCGTCAGCGAGATGATCACCACCCGGGCGCTGGTCGAGCGCAACGAGAAGACCATGCAGCTCATCCGGTTCGACGAGACCGAGAAGCCGCGTTCGATCCAGCTGTACGGCGTCGACCCGGCCACCGTCGGCAAGGCCGTCCGCATGATCGCGGAAGAGGGGCTGGCCGACCACATCGACCTGAACTTCGGCTGCCCGGTCCCCAAGGTCACCCGTAAGGGAGGCGGCTCCGCGCTGCCGTACAAGCGGAACCTGCTGCGGGCCATCCTGCGCGAGGCCGTCTCCGGCGCGGGCGACCTGCCGGTCACCATGAAGATGCGCAAGGGCATCGACGACGACCACATCACCTACCTCGACGCGGGCCGCATCGCCGTCGAGGAGGGCGTCACCGCCATTGCCCTGCATGGACGTACCGCCGCCCAGCACTACGGCGGCACCGCCGACTGGAGCGCCATCGCCCGGTTGAAGGAGCACGTCCCGGAGATCCCGGTACTCGGCAACGGCGACATCTGGTCCGCCGAGGACGCGCTGCGCATGGTCCGCGAGACCGGCTGCGACGGCGTGGTCGTCGGCCGAGGCTGCCTCGGCCGGCCCTGGCTCTTCTCCGACCTGGTCGCCGCCTTCGAGGGCCGCGACGACTTCCAGCGGCCGGTGCTGCGGCAGGTCGCCGACGTGATGGTCCGGCACGCCACGCTGCTCGGCGAGTGGCTCGGCGACGAGGCACGTGGTGTCATCGACTTCCGCAAGCACGTCGCCTGGTACCTCAAGGGCTTCGCGGTCGGCTCCGAGATGCGCAAGCGGCTCGCCATCACCTCCTCGCTGGAGGAACTGCGCGCCGGCCTGGACGAGTTGGACCTCGATCAGGCGTGGCCCACCGGCGCCGACGGCCCGCGCGGGCGCACCTCCGGCAACAACCGGGTGGTCCTGCCGGACGGCTGGCTGAAGGACCCGTACGACTGCGCGGGCGTCAGCGAGGACGCCGAGCTGGACACCTCCGGCGGCTGA
- a CDS encoding MFS transporter, whose product MTETTLSTAPSVRAPAAAPSLSGAGLVTVLLAASLPLVDFFIVNVALPAIGSDLSASESLLELVVAGYGVTYAVLLVLGGRLGDLFGRRRLFLGGMAAFGLTSLACGLAPDAWTLVAARAAQGASAALMLPQVLATIQATTTGGRRAHAMSLYGATAGLSMVVGQILGGVLVAADIAGTGWRSIFLVNVPVVVLGLILAVRHVPDTRARHPEPVDVPGTVLLAVALLALLAPLTEGRATGWPLWTWVSLAVFPVAGWAFWTVERRLDRLGRTPLLPPSLFATLSLRRGLLIVVPFCLGFSGFMFVIALSLQQGAGLGPVRAGLALAPMAVSFLLVSLAGPRLIARFGTRVVGAGAVLQGVGVLLIVLAVWRDWPGLGLAGLLPGAAVAGAGQALQLPNLLRIVLSEVPAARAGVGSGVLATTQQASFALGVATLGALFLTLVPHLGMRDALLIALLTQLTAILATGLLSLRLPREVG is encoded by the coding sequence ATGACCGAGACCACCCTCTCCACCGCGCCGTCCGTGCGCGCTCCGGCGGCGGCGCCTTCCCTGAGCGGGGCGGGCCTGGTGACCGTTCTGCTGGCCGCCTCGCTCCCCCTGGTCGACTTCTTCATCGTCAACGTCGCCCTCCCCGCCATCGGCAGCGACCTCTCCGCGAGCGAGTCCCTGCTGGAGCTGGTCGTGGCCGGATACGGCGTCACGTACGCCGTCCTGCTCGTGCTCGGCGGGCGCCTCGGTGACCTGTTCGGCCGGCGCCGGCTGTTCCTCGGCGGCATGGCCGCCTTCGGGCTGACCTCGCTGGCCTGCGGTCTGGCCCCGGACGCGTGGACCCTGGTCGCGGCGCGGGCCGCGCAGGGCGCCTCGGCCGCGCTGATGCTGCCGCAGGTACTCGCCACCATCCAGGCCACCACCACCGGTGGCCGCCGCGCACACGCGATGAGCCTGTACGGCGCGACGGCGGGCCTGTCCATGGTGGTGGGCCAGATCCTCGGCGGGGTTCTGGTCGCGGCGGACATCGCCGGCACCGGCTGGCGCTCGATCTTCCTGGTGAATGTGCCCGTGGTCGTGCTCGGCCTGATCCTCGCCGTCCGCCACGTCCCCGACACCCGCGCCCGGCACCCCGAGCCGGTCGACGTCCCCGGCACCGTTCTGCTGGCGGTGGCCCTGCTGGCGCTGCTCGCCCCGCTGACCGAGGGCCGGGCGACGGGCTGGCCGCTGTGGACGTGGGTCTCGCTGGCCGTGTTCCCGGTGGCGGGGTGGGCGTTCTGGACGGTGGAACGGCGCTTGGACCGGCTGGGCCGCACTCCTCTGCTGCCGCCGAGTCTGTTCGCCACCCTGTCGCTGCGACGGGGGCTGCTGATCGTGGTGCCGTTCTGCCTGGGATTCAGTGGGTTCATGTTCGTCATCGCGCTGAGCCTCCAACAGGGTGCGGGTCTGGGTCCGGTACGTGCGGGTCTGGCGCTGGCGCCGATGGCGGTCTCCTTCCTGCTCGTCTCGCTGGCCGGGCCCCGGCTAATCGCCCGCTTCGGTACGCGGGTGGTGGGCGCCGGGGCGGTGCTCCAGGGTGTGGGTGTGCTGCTGATCGTGCTGGCGGTGTGGCGGGACTGGCCCGGCCTGGGGCTCGCCGGACTGCTGCCCGGCGCCGCCGTCGCCGGGGCGGGCCAGGCGCTCCAGCTCCCCAATCTGCTGCGGATCGTGCTCTCCGAGGTCCCGGCCGCCCGTGCCGGGGTGGGCAGCGGGGTGCTGGCGACGACCCAGCAGGCGTCGTTCGCCCTGGGCGTGGCCACCCTGGGCGCCCTCTTCCTCACCCTGGTCCCGCACCTCGGCATGCGGGACGCCCTGCTGATCGCCCTCCTCACCCAGCTCACCGCGATCCTCGCCACCGGCCTGCTGAGCCTGCGCCTGCCCCGCGAGGTGGGCTGA
- a CDS encoding helix-turn-helix transcriptional regulator, with protein sequence MTTMAQVSVAPEVKGAEIRRHELAAFLRSRRERITPEQVGLPRGARRRTPGLRREEVAQLSAVGVTWYTWLEQARNIQVSVQVLDALARTLMLDPSERAHLFQLAGAADPTPAAVCPSITPALRATLRQMEPFPAAVQNSRYDILAYNRTYARLLCDMDAIPPEDRNCVLLAYSNPEWRSSIVHLDEALRLMAARLRASLAGHLGEPAWKVLLKRLQAYPEFREHWERYEVVGSRSKTKEFLNRHVGHLTLEHTDLWLSPDQGPRIVIYPPKNEESRARLEKLHAMALEG encoded by the coding sequence ATGACCACCATGGCCCAGGTAAGCGTCGCCCCCGAGGTGAAGGGCGCCGAGATCAGGCGCCACGAGCTGGCCGCGTTCCTGCGCAGCCGCCGTGAGCGGATCACCCCGGAACAGGTGGGGCTGCCACGCGGGGCCCGGCGGCGCACGCCCGGGTTGCGCCGGGAGGAGGTCGCACAGCTCTCCGCGGTGGGGGTGACCTGGTACACCTGGCTCGAACAGGCCCGCAACATCCAGGTGTCCGTGCAGGTACTCGACGCCCTCGCGCGCACTCTGATGCTGGACCCCAGCGAGCGCGCCCACCTCTTCCAGCTGGCCGGGGCCGCCGATCCGACACCCGCCGCGGTCTGCCCCAGCATCACCCCGGCGCTGCGCGCGACCCTGCGCCAGATGGAGCCGTTCCCGGCGGCGGTGCAGAACAGCCGGTACGACATCCTGGCCTACAACCGCACCTACGCCCGGCTGCTGTGCGACATGGACGCCATCCCGCCCGAGGACCGCAACTGCGTTCTCCTCGCCTACTCCAACCCTGAGTGGCGCTCGTCCATCGTCCACCTGGACGAGGCCCTGCGGCTCATGGCGGCCCGGCTGCGCGCCTCGCTCGCCGGACACCTCGGCGAGCCCGCCTGGAAGGTGCTCCTCAAGCGCCTCCAGGCGTACCCCGAGTTCCGCGAACACTGGGAGCGCTACGAGGTGGTCGGCAGCCGCTCCAAGACCAAGGAGTTCCTCAACCGCCACGTCGGCCACCTCACCCTGGAACACACCGACCTCTGGCTCTCCCCGGACCAGGGCCCCCGCATCGTCATCTACCCCCCGAAGAACGAGGAGTCCCGAGCCCGCCTGGAGAAGCTGCACGCGATGGCGCTGGAGGGATGA
- a CDS encoding MGH1-like glycoside hydrolase domain-containing protein, which produces MDRTAQLTARVTERGIAYDPPSAAPSAASLHVRAARVLAANWTGTSTVPSRNLYPHQWSWDSAFIAIGLRHLSPLRAQRELETLLAAQWGDGRVPHIVFSPSVPLDAYFPSPDFWRSSSAGRAAGAPRTVQTSGIVQPPVHALAAWLVHRADPGLSWARGFLARVYPRLAAWHRYLLRRRDLGGGGLVSVVHPWEQGMDNSPCWDGPLARVTPAPAHSFRRADLAHGAPTDRPTDLDYGRYVRLAADYRDRGYADDGGEFARADGGGEFAVEDPSFNALLIASEHALARVATELGAPGAGRHARAERLTAALVERLWDDASGMFLCRDLRGGPIRERSVSGLVPLLLPGLPREVSGALLSTLRGPHFAARTGLVPSYDLRGPAFEPNRYWRGPAWFNTAWLVERGLRAHGEKATAEDLRTAFLRTAGDSGFAEYVDPGTGEACGAPGFGWTAALTLDLLHDVDGAVETGEEGGDRR; this is translated from the coding sequence GTGGATCGCACTGCCCAGCTCACGGCCCGTGTCACCGAGCGCGGGATCGCATACGATCCGCCCTCCGCCGCGCCGTCGGCCGCGTCACTGCACGTCAGAGCCGCCCGCGTGCTGGCCGCCAACTGGACGGGTACCTCGACCGTCCCCTCCCGGAACCTGTACCCGCACCAGTGGTCCTGGGACTCCGCGTTCATCGCCATCGGGCTGCGGCATCTGTCGCCGCTGCGGGCACAGCGGGAGCTGGAGACGCTGCTCGCGGCGCAGTGGGGGGACGGGCGGGTGCCGCACATCGTCTTCTCCCCCTCCGTGCCGCTCGACGCCTACTTCCCCAGCCCCGACTTCTGGCGCTCCTCCTCCGCCGGGCGGGCCGCGGGCGCCCCACGCACCGTACAGACGTCCGGCATCGTGCAGCCACCCGTGCACGCGCTGGCCGCCTGGCTGGTGCACCGGGCCGACCCGGGCCTGTCGTGGGCGCGCGGCTTCCTGGCGCGGGTGTACCCCCGGCTGGCCGCGTGGCACCGTTATCTGCTGCGCCGCCGGGACTTGGGCGGGGGCGGGCTGGTGTCGGTGGTGCACCCGTGGGAGCAGGGTATGGACAACAGCCCTTGCTGGGACGGCCCGTTGGCCCGCGTCACACCGGCTCCGGCCCACTCGTTCCGCCGCGCCGACCTCGCCCACGGCGCCCCCACGGACCGGCCGACCGATCTGGACTACGGGCGGTACGTGCGCCTCGCGGCCGACTACCGGGACCGTGGATACGCGGACGACGGCGGGGAGTTCGCGAGGGCCGACGGCGGTGGGGAGTTCGCCGTGGAGGACCCGTCCTTCAACGCCCTGCTCATCGCCTCCGAGCACGCACTCGCCCGTGTCGCAACCGAGTTGGGCGCCCCGGGCGCCGGCCGGCACGCCCGCGCCGAGCGGCTGACGGCGGCCCTGGTGGAGCGGCTGTGGGACGACGCGTCCGGGATGTTCCTCTGCCGGGACCTGCGCGGCGGCCCGATCCGGGAGCGGAGCGTGTCGGGCCTGGTCCCGCTGCTGCTGCCCGGCCTCCCCCGTGAGGTCTCCGGTGCCCTGCTGAGCACCCTGCGCGGACCGCACTTCGCGGCGCGTACCGGGCTCGTACCCAGCTACGACCTGCGCGGACCGGCCTTCGAGCCGAACCGGTACTGGCGCGGCCCAGCCTGGTTCAACACCGCCTGGCTGGTGGAACGCGGGCTGCGCGCGCACGGCGAGAAGGCGACGGCCGAGGACCTGCGCACCGCCTTCCTGCGTACGGCCGGGGACTCCGGGTTCGCGGAGTACGTCGACCCCGGCACCGGCGAGGCGTGCGGGGCGCCGGGGTTCGGCTGGACGGCCGCGCTGACGCTGGACCTGCTGCACGACGTGGACGGGGCTGTGGAGACAGGGGAAGAGGGAGGGGACCGGAGATGA
- a CDS encoding glycogen debranching N-terminal domain-containing protein — MTQLLVRGATFATVGDRGDISGVRGGGQVEGLFVRDARHLSRWQLTVDGAVPEVLKPVGEGDTARCVLVPRGGRQDPPAYTLWREQAVGDSSFVESVRVTGNLPTATTVRLALTVDADFTDQFELRSDHRTYVKSGAVRSRQILDDGIEFGYRRGEWRSCTTITADPAPEAVEETGTGARRLVWTLELAPHGEAELLLRVVARPHGDRHAVRVPRSPATVSGELRSVEEEFMEGVAFPTAWPELAAACVRGLSDLAALQVPAHGPDGEGLRVPAGGAPWFLTLLGRDALLTSLFALPYRPQLAAATLPALAATQATAGSASPVAQPGKIVHEVRHGELAHFGQVPYGRYYGSVDATPLFLVLLGAHTERTGDAALARRLERHARAAVGWMLDHGGLTARGYLVYRADEGGLANQNWKDSPGAICRADGTRPSGAVMAAGAQGYAYDALRRTAWLARTVWDDGTYAALLEQAAADLRDRFQRDFWLPEQGFPALALDGDGNRIDALASDAGHLLWSGLLDKEYGEAVGRRLLEPDFFSGWGVRTLAAGQAAYHPLSYHRGSVWPHDNALITLGLARYGLHDEARAVARGLVDAAASAGHRLPEVLAGYGRDTHPEPVPYPHACVRESRSAAAPLALLTAVGGA, encoded by the coding sequence ATGACTCAACTACTCGTACGGGGAGCCACGTTCGCGACAGTGGGCGACCGGGGCGACATCAGCGGGGTACGCGGCGGCGGCCAGGTGGAGGGGCTTTTCGTGCGCGACGCACGGCACTTGAGCCGCTGGCAGCTCACCGTCGACGGCGCGGTGCCGGAGGTGCTGAAGCCGGTCGGGGAGGGCGACACGGCACGGTGCGTACTGGTGCCGCGCGGTGGGCGTCAGGACCCGCCCGCGTACACGCTGTGGCGTGAACAGGCCGTGGGTGACAGCTCGTTCGTGGAGTCGGTGCGCGTCACCGGCAACCTCCCGACGGCCACCACGGTACGGCTCGCGCTCACCGTCGACGCCGACTTCACCGACCAGTTCGAGCTGCGCTCCGACCATCGCACCTACGTCAAGTCCGGTGCCGTACGCAGCCGCCAAATCCTGGACGACGGGATCGAGTTCGGTTACCGGCGTGGTGAGTGGCGGTCCTGTACGACCATCACCGCCGACCCTGCTCCGGAGGCGGTGGAGGAGACCGGCACCGGTGCCCGGAGGCTGGTGTGGACGCTCGAACTCGCCCCGCACGGCGAGGCGGAGCTGCTGCTGCGGGTGGTGGCCCGCCCGCACGGCGACCGGCACGCGGTTCGCGTACCCCGCTCCCCGGCCACCGTGAGCGGTGAACTCCGTTCGGTGGAAGAGGAGTTCATGGAGGGCGTCGCCTTCCCCACCGCCTGGCCGGAGTTGGCGGCCGCCTGTGTGCGCGGGCTGTCCGACCTGGCCGCGCTCCAGGTGCCGGCGCACGGACCGGACGGGGAGGGGCTGCGGGTGCCGGCCGGGGGCGCGCCCTGGTTCCTCACGCTGCTCGGCCGGGACGCCCTGCTCACCTCGCTGTTCGCCCTGCCGTACCGCCCGCAGCTGGCCGCCGCCACGCTCCCTGCGCTGGCCGCCACCCAGGCCACCGCCGGCAGCGCCTCCCCGGTCGCCCAGCCCGGCAAGATCGTGCACGAGGTCCGGCACGGCGAACTGGCCCACTTCGGGCAGGTGCCGTACGGGCGTTACTACGGCTCGGTCGACGCCACCCCGCTCTTCCTGGTCCTGCTCGGCGCCCATACCGAGCGCACCGGGGACGCGGCCCTGGCCCGGCGCCTGGAGCGGCACGCCCGCGCGGCGGTCGGCTGGATGCTGGACCACGGCGGGCTGACCGCGCGCGGCTACCTCGTGTACCGCGCCGACGAGGGCGGCCTCGCCAACCAGAACTGGAAGGACTCCCCCGGCGCGATCTGCCGCGCCGACGGCACCCGGCCGAGCGGCGCGGTGATGGCGGCGGGCGCGCAGGGGTACGCGTACGACGCGCTGCGCCGTACGGCATGGCTGGCGCGGACGGTGTGGGACGACGGGACGTACGCGGCGCTCCTGGAGCAGGCGGCCGCCGACCTGCGCGACCGCTTCCAGCGAGACTTCTGGCTGCCCGAACAAGGCTTCCCCGCACTTGCGTTGGACGGCGACGGCAACCGCATAGACGCGCTCGCCTCGGACGCCGGGCACCTGCTGTGGTCGGGGCTGCTGGACAAGGAGTACGGGGAGGCCGTCGGGCGCCGGCTGCTGGAGCCGGACTTCTTCTCCGGCTGGGGCGTCCGTACGCTCGCCGCCGGCCAGGCGGCCTACCACCCGCTCTCCTACCACCGGGGCTCGGTCTGGCCGCACGACAACGCGCTCATCACCCTCGGCCTCGCCCGCTACGGGCTGCACGACGAGGCCCGTGCGGTGGCCCGTGGTCTGGTGGACGCGGCGGCCAGCGCCGGGCACCGGCTTCCCGAAGTGCTGGCGGGTTACGGCCGTGACACCCACCCCGAGCCGGTACCGTACCCGCACGCGTGTGTGCGGGAGTCCCGTTCGGCTGCCGCACCGCTCGCCCTGCTCACCGCGGTCGGGGGCGCCTGA